Proteins encoded by one window of Candidatus Krumholzibacteriota bacterium:
- a CDS encoding biopolymer transporter ExbD, with amino-acid sequence MKRPRYSSLAEINITNLVDVTMVLLIVFMLTAPFLQAGVELKLPKAEARAIEEQDGVTVSIDEEGAIFIDKREVSWEDFSAELRRALDETAPRVFLRADQDVRYGAVMRVIARVKMLGIEDLGLIAEQEDRK; translated from the coding sequence ATGAAACGCCCGCGCTACTCGTCCCTCGCCGAGATCAACATCACCAACCTCGTCGACGTCACGATGGTGCTGCTGATCGTCTTCATGCTCACCGCACCCTTCCTGCAGGCCGGCGTCGAGCTCAAGCTTCCCAAGGCGGAGGCGAGGGCGATCGAGGAACAGGACGGCGTGACGGTCTCCATCGACGAGGAAGGCGCGATATTCATCGACAAGCGGGAGGTGAGCTGGGAGGACTTCTCCGCCGAGCTGCGCCGGGCGCTCGACGAGACGGCCCCGCGCGTCTTCCTGCGCGCCGACCAGGATGTCCGTTACGGCGCCGTGATGCGCGTCATCGCGCGCGTGAAGATGCTCGGGATCGAGGATCTCGGTCTCATCGCCGAGCAGGAAGACCGCAAGTGA
- a CDS encoding MotA/TolQ/ExbB proton channel family protein: MVEKFRFFRRARSESNRFLARFGEARSLDEVRDGGRSLPESPEAALVRSLPEGREADVLRDPAFLDRFLESSAGRIVSDWESYLVFLATTATVSPFLGLLGTVWGIMSSFLSMGARGSADLYVVGPGIAEALITTIFGLAAAIPAVIGYNYILRVIRRREDELAMFAARLRSRILEG, translated from the coding sequence ATGGTGGAGAAATTCAGGTTCTTCCGCCGCGCGCGTTCGGAAAGCAACCGCTTTCTCGCCCGTTTCGGCGAGGCGCGCAGCCTCGACGAGGTTCGCGACGGCGGGCGATCCCTTCCCGAGAGCCCCGAGGCGGCGCTCGTGCGCTCTCTGCCCGAGGGACGGGAAGCCGACGTGCTCCGCGACCCGGCCTTTCTCGACCGGTTCCTCGAATCGTCGGCCGGGCGCATCGTCTCCGACTGGGAATCCTACCTCGTCTTTCTCGCCACGACGGCCACCGTCTCCCCCTTCCTCGGCCTGCTCGGCACGGTCTGGGGCATCATGAGCTCATTCCTCTCGATGGGAGCGCGCGGTTCGGCCGATCTCTACGTTGTCGGGCCGGGGATCGCCGAGGCCCTGATAACGACGATCTTCGGCCTCGCCGCGGCGATCCCGGCCGTGATCGGCTACAACTACATCCTGCGGGTGATCCGCCGGCGGGAGGACGAACTGGCGATGTTCGCGGCGCGGCTCCGGAGCAGGATACTGGAGGGGTGA